A region of the Desulfobacter postgatei 2ac9 genome:
ATGAGTTGGGGCAGTGTTGCAATTTTTGCCTTTGGGCAATTGTATAGAAGCTTGAATTCAGGTTCGTTGTCAAAAAATGGAGTCCTGTCATTTGCAACGGCCTGAAAAAAAAGATGGGTATGGAAATCGATAATCACGGTATTGCCTTCATAAGGATAAAGATTGAAAAAAACTAACAGGCAATATATATTAAACCCCCTGCCCAAACAAGGGCAAATAAGGGATAAGGTGATGGATTACTATCCGATTTTTTTAGATGTTAAAGACAGATGCTGCCTTGTGGTTGGCGGTGGGGCAGTGGGAACAAGAAAAGCGTTTGGCCTTGCCGGGGCAGGTGCCCGGGTCATCGTGGTCAGCCTTGGCTTTTCAGATGAACTGTTAAATAGGCCGTTTTCTGCCATTACATTAAAGAAGAAAGATTTTCAGGATTCGGATCTGGACGGCATGAGTCTGGCTTTTGCCGCCACAGATAATATGAAGTTAAATGCCAGGATACGGCAGGCTGCACAAAAGAAAAATATATTGTGCAATATTGCTGACGGTCCGGATAAAGGGGATTTTATCCTGCCGGCAGTGGTGGACAGGGGCGATCTTTTATTTGCCGTATCTACCTGCGGGGCAAGTCCGGCCCTTTCAAGGCGCCTGCGCATGGCGATTGAAACACGTTTCGGTCGTGAATACGGTATACTTGCCACCCTTTTAGGCCGCATCAGATCCATTTTGCTGGAACAGGGACATGATCCCAAGGGACACCGCAAAATTTTTTGTGCCCTGCTTGATGCCGATCTGCCTGAAAAGATTGCCGCAGGACAAACCCACCAGATTGATGCCGTACTTACTATGGTGCTGGGTGACGGTTTCAGCCTGGAAAGGCTTATGCCCGATTTCGGTTCCCGGGAGTTGTGATGTTTATGAATATTCCTTTTATCCTTTTGCAGTGCGCAACGTTTTTTTACCTGATCAGTACGGGCGGGTATTTTTGCTATCTGTTTTACCAGAAAGATCGGATACAGCAGACCGCCTTGGGCGCTGTGGGTATCGGGGCTGTGGTTCATCTGTTCGCCATTGTTCTGCAGAGCGCGGCACTTGGGGGGCTGCCCATCTATACCATTGGCCAGAGTCTGTCCATGGCAGGCCTGTCTCTTGCCGCCATGTTCATCTATGTGCAGTACCGGTTTTATTTAAAAATTCTTGGTGTCTATGCCACGGCCATGATCAGCGTGCTTATGCTGGCAGCCATTCTTTTGCCCGAAGCAGCCCAGGCCCCGGACAAGATATATAAGGGCATTTTCTTTTTCGGGCACATCATCCTTATCTTTACCGGGGAGTCCATGCTAGCCCTGGCCTGCGGTGCCGGTATCCTTTATCTGCTTCAAGAGCAGGGCATCAAAGGCAAAAGTCCGGGGTTTTTTTTCAAGCGGCTGCCCTCTTTGGATTTTCTGGATGCCGTCTCCTATACCTGTATTTCCACAGGATTTGCCTTGCTTACGTTTGGGCTTGTCACCG
Encoded here:
- a CDS encoding cytochrome C assembly family protein → MNIPFILLQCATFFYLISTGGYFCYLFYQKDRIQQTALGAVGIGAVVHLFAIVLQSAALGGLPIYTIGQSLSMAGLSLAAMFIYVQYRFYLKILGVYATAMISVLMLAAILLPEAAQAPDKIYKGIFFFGHIILIFTGESMLALACGAGILYLLQEQGIKGKSPGFFFKRLPSLDFLDAVSYTCISTGFALLTFGLVTGLIYARSVWGSFWRWDVKEVFSLGAWLVYAVLLHLRLNSGWQGRNSAIMSVIGFIILIFTFLGVNFFLGGHHQGFTQ
- a CDS encoding precorrin-2 dehydrogenase/sirohydrochlorin ferrochelatase family protein, which encodes MKKTNRQYILNPLPKQGQIRDKVMDYYPIFLDVKDRCCLVVGGGAVGTRKAFGLAGAGARVIVVSLGFSDELLNRPFSAITLKKKDFQDSDLDGMSLAFAATDNMKLNARIRQAAQKKNILCNIADGPDKGDFILPAVVDRGDLLFAVSTCGASPALSRRLRMAIETRFGREYGILATLLGRIRSILLEQGHDPKGHRKIFCALLDADLPEKIAAGQTHQIDAVLTMVLGDGFSLERLMPDFGSREL